DNA sequence from the Manihot esculenta cultivar AM560-2 chromosome 11, M.esculenta_v8, whole genome shotgun sequence genome:
ttcaggtgtgtttggtccctcatttgagcccacctgtgtaggttcggacccgaggaaccgaggaccccagcagtgagttcagctgctttggtgttgtcagagtcagccagaggtgagtggaaccaagattaatcttttaaattgagaaattaaatgttttatcatgtttcatgcaccatgattatgtaataggatgaatgcattagttttcacgaatatgtcgcattgcatcgattgttgttgacatgggtgaatattggatgacccaattagtccatgacaggaagaccaggaccccattctatggcctggtaCAGAGTAagggaccccattctacggcctggcatggttataggacttgaagaccaggagcccagaggaggccctggagcaatggtaagtaatgtatgttatgacaggaagaccaggaccccatgctacggcctggcacagagttagcttggactaattggtgacaagttcacccaacccttatgtgaattgtctgtgttatgatgcatttcatagagcatagtgttaatatgttttatagttctactcactgggcttttagctcacccctctcccttttactcccaggcttgcaggtacaggatagagcaggagtccggatagagtaatgaagtttggGTTATGTATTAGTTAGTGTGCACATGATAAATgattttgatgtaatgtaaaagtacagtttagatatgtaatgagatgatgtttatggatgttagaggtgtgcttgaccatagattgttgctatccctttttatacatgatcttagagatttttatgatgtttatgtaaacgaactcagcatatgttatgtcacccattgggggcactgatgagatcccacagagggatcaatgttatgattatgttatgtatagtgcatgcacaggttgagttggtgtatgaatggaaagaaaagttttaatttttatgtatgttgttgatcatgtatgggattatacaggtttacaggttagatgtcaggcttgctacgggtcccggcagccttaagccgatctggatcctagcgccggtagcggtccgattttcgggtcgttacactcatgGCAAACTTCCATTGAGGTAAGGCCATTTATAAGATCCTTTGTCCCATTTTGTTGTTGATCCTTTAGATCTAAATAATGGGAATTCTTTGTTTTGGGCTTTTACTTAGTATGCTTTgtaataaaaacatgtaaatttGGGAATGGAGATCGAGCACTAGACCTGACTTGTGGCCTTATTTTGAACATTTCATAGGATCTGAAATATCTGTACTCATGCATGAATCTACATAAAATGGGAAACTTGAAAACAGAATCCCAGTATTCAATCAAccattataaatatttacatcTAAGCAGAGAACTTTATCTAGCTTCCACCACTGTAATTGATGCACTGTTTAAAGAATTTTCTGAACTGTTTCTGTGAACCTCCCGCTCATCTGCAGATCTATCAAGAAAAAATGCCGGTTGTTTTGGTGCAGGCAGATCCAAAGTTTCATTTGTTAGCATAGAAACAATGTCTGACATAGTGGGTCTATCTGTTGCCTGATCTTGTACGCACAAGAGGCCAATATGAATGGATCTCAGAACTTCATTAGGCGAAAATGATTCTTCCAGAGTTGGATCCATAAACTCTAAGCCTCTAGCTTCACTCCACAGCTCCCATGCCTGAAAAAACCCCAGTAGCATAGGCACTGTCAAGGTTAAAATTGCATATGTGGGTTAAAAAATTTTGGGAATGTCAAATTGAATGAGAAAAACTTACAAGTCCTATAAGGTTGAGTGGATATTCAGAACTATAGTCTTTGTAACTCTTCTTGCTGCTCACTATCTCAAGTAGTAGAACCCCAAAGCTGAATACATCTATTTTAATTGAAACAACGCCTTTCAAAGCATACTCTGGAGCCATATAGCCACTGAATTCAAGTTTGATTAAAAATCTTAGCATTTGAAGAGACAAACATATATTTACATGATCTAATATGTTTGTTTGTGGAGCTGATCATATATACTTACTGTGTACCAATGATTCTGATAGTTTTTGCTTCTGATTCATTCTTCCCAAATATTCTAGCCATGCCGAAATCTGATATCTTGGGATTCATTTCAGCATCAAGCAAAATGTTACTTGCTTTCAAATCTCTATGAATTATTCTCAATCTTGAATATTTATGCAAGTAAAGAAGTCCTTGAGCAATGCCTTCTATGATATGGAGGCGTTTTTTCCAGTCCAATAAGTGCTTTTTCTCAGGATCTGTTCCAGAAGAAGTTAACAAAATGAACGTTTCAGTGACTGAATATTACCAGATAAAACTAGTagaaagtgttttaagtttgcAAACCAAATAGAAAAGAATCCAAGCTTTTGTTTGGCATGAATTCATAGATTAGTATCTTCTCTTCTCTCTGAATGCAGCAGCCAATAAGCCTGACAAGATTAGTATGCTGCAGCTTTGCAATTAGCAAAAGTTCATTCTTAAATTCTGCTAGTCCTTGCCCAGAATTTCTTGAAAGTCTTTTTACTGCAACTTGCTGCTGCTGGCTATCATTTAGTTTTCCCTGAAAGAATAACCAGTTACTTCAAAATATAGTTGAATTCATCGATCCATTGTACCCATAGTTATTTTAATGTACCTTGAAAACTGGTCCAAATCCACCTTCACCAAGCTTATTTGCAGCTGCAAAATTATTTGTAGCAGATACTATGCTTTCAAAGCTGAAAAAATTCAGCTCATGGCTCTTCTTCCTGTCTCTTTTAACGTCATTTAACTTCCCAGTTGGACTTGAATCTGTTGCCTCAGTTTCTAATACACATAGTAAAATCTCCTGTTCTGCATCATTCTCTGCTGCAAATTGTATATGTTGTGAGATTAAGTGGCTAATAAACAACCAATGTCTAATGTTGATTAGCAATCCTTTGAAACATTCCAAGTATTTGCAAGAACTTACCTGccattctgtttcttctttgtatGAAGTAATACACTGAACAAGCCACGAGTGTAGCCATAAGAACTGGAAATGTTATGGCAGCCCATATCCACCTCTTCGCTGCATTAAAAGACATGTCCTTACTAAATACATTGTTGAAATAAACACACGATGCTAGGGGCACACGCACTCTCAATGGTAATATTAGAGAGAGAAGGGAAAAGACGTAAGTTAGCATAATTTGACCAAAAGTTTTACATCCATGGGGCAACACGGACGGGTTTACATCCATGGGGCAAGGCAGAGATAAACTCCCACCATAATAAAATGAGtgatataattaaaatgcatGATGACTTGAACAAGATGGGGAGGTATGTGTATCTACCTTTCTTTCCTCTGAGGACATATATGACTCTGGTTTCGTCATATTTCTCTGTGAACGTAATCCCTTGACTCCATATCTCACAAACAGTTTGGTTTGCACTGCTATAAGCATATGCTGCACAAGAACAATTGTTCAGGCACTTTGCTTGACAATCAAAAGAGCTCAAGTTGGAACTTTCCATGAACTTCTGTCCTTCAGCAGACATGAATCCTTTCTTGGCCTCAAACCAAACGTTCTGGCTCCTGCAATCAGGCATCTTTTGAGCTACACAACCAGGATCAGATTTGTAGGAGCAAGCACCAAATGGTGCCATCCCCCCTATTTCTAGCA
Encoded proteins:
- the LOC110626865 gene encoding G-type lectin S-receptor-like serine/threonine-protein kinase CES101 isoform X1, with protein sequence MAINQRSQIVLSFLCYFLLIGPSHSFTDTLLQGQQLKDQDHLISADGSFKLGFFSPGTSRSRYLGIWYNVVDENKIFIAKKKEVWVANRDNPISDASGILTIDKSGKLTVLHGDNSTIPLSSVEAASNVSAELLNSGNFVLKEMNLDGSTKQILWQSFDYPTDTLLPGMKLGFDNKKMHIWSLTSWINDNNPAQGSFSLTLGMAFNTSQLVIWWKGSIYWTSGMWQSGRFELASQLSNECHPDFSFISNDGLNYFTYSLSQSENHSLSRYMIDSSGSLLEIGGMAPFGACSYKSDPGCVAQKMPDCRSQNVWFEAKKGFMSAEGQKFMESSNLSSFDCQAKCLNNCSCAAYAYSSANQTVCEIWSQGITFTEKYDETRVIYVLRGKKAKRWIWAAITFPVLMATLVACSVYYFIQRRNRMAAENDAEQEILLCVLETEATDSSPTGKLNDVKRDRKKSHELNFFSFESIVSATNNFAAANKLGEGGFGPVFKGKLNDSQQQQVAVKRLSRNSGQGLAEFKNELLLIAKLQHTNLVRLIGCCIQREEKILIYEFMPNKSLDSFLFDPEKKHLLDWKKRLHIIEGIAQGLLYLHKYSRLRIIHRDLKASNILLDAEMNPKISDFGMARIFGKNESEAKTIRIIGTHGYMAPEYALKGVVSIKIDVFSFGVLLLEIVSSKKSYKDYSSEYPLNLIGLAWELWSEARGLEFMDPTLEESFSPNEVLRSIHIGLLCVQDQATDRPTMSDIVSMLTNETLDLPAPKQPAFFLDRSADEREVHRNSSENSLNSASITVVEAR
- the LOC110626865 gene encoding G-type lectin S-receptor-like serine/threonine-protein kinase CES101 isoform X2; this encodes MAINQRSQIVLSFLCYFLLIGPSHSFTDTLLQGQQLKDQDHLISADGSFKLGFFSPGTSRSRYLGIWYNVVDENKIFIAKKKEVWVANRDNPISDASGILTIDKSGKLTVLHGDNSTIPLSSVEAASNVSAELLNSGNFVLKEMNLDGSTKQILWQSFDYPTDTLLPGMKLGFDNKKMHIWSLTSWINDNNPAQGSFSLTLGMAFNTSQLVIWWKGSIYWTSGMWQSGRFELASQLSNECHPDFSFISNDGLNYFTYSLSQSENHSLSRYMIDSSGSLLEIGGMAPFGACSYKSDPGCVAQKMPDCRSQNVWFEAKKGFMSAEGQKFMESSNLSSFDCQAKCLNNCSCAAYAYSSANQTVCEIWSQGITFTEKYDETRVIYVLRGKKAKRWIWAAITFPVLMATLVACSVYYFIQRRNRMAENDAEQEILLCVLETEATDSSPTGKLNDVKRDRKKSHELNFFSFESIVSATNNFAAANKLGEGGFGPVFKGKLNDSQQQQVAVKRLSRNSGQGLAEFKNELLLIAKLQHTNLVRLIGCCIQREEKILIYEFMPNKSLDSFLFDPEKKHLLDWKKRLHIIEGIAQGLLYLHKYSRLRIIHRDLKASNILLDAEMNPKISDFGMARIFGKNESEAKTIRIIGTHGYMAPEYALKGVVSIKIDVFSFGVLLLEIVSSKKSYKDYSSEYPLNLIGLAWELWSEARGLEFMDPTLEESFSPNEVLRSIHIGLLCVQDQATDRPTMSDIVSMLTNETLDLPAPKQPAFFLDRSADEREVHRNSSENSLNSASITVVEAR